The following are encoded together in the Peromyscus leucopus breed LL Stock chromosome 1, UCI_PerLeu_2.1, whole genome shotgun sequence genome:
- the Rps3 gene encoding 40S ribosomal protein S3: MAVQISKKRKFVADGIFKAELNEFLTRELAEDGYSGVEVRVTPTRTEIIILATRTQNVLGEKGRRIRELTAVVQKRFGFPEGSVELYAEKVATRGLCAIAQAESLRYKLLGGLAVRRACYGVLRFIMESGAKGCEVVVSGKLRGQRAKSMKFVDGLMIHSGDPVNYYVDTAVRHVLLRQGVLGIKVKIMLPWDPSGKIGPKKPLPDHVSIVEPKDEILPTTPISEQKGGKPEPPAMPQPVPTA, encoded by the exons ATGGCGGTCCAGATTTCCAAGAAGAGGAAG TTTGTGGCCGATGGCATCTTCAAAGCTGAACTGAATGAGTTTCTCACTCGGGAGCTGGCTGAAGATGGCTACTCTGGAGTCGAAGTCCGAGTTACACCAACCAGGACAGAAATCATTATTTTAGCCACCAG AACACAGAATGTTCTTGGTGAGAAGGGTCGTCGGATCAGAGAGTTGACTGCAGTAGTCCAGAAGAGGTTCGGCTTCCCTGAGGGCAGTGTAGAG CTTTATGCAGAAAAGGTAGCCACAAGAGGTCTGTGTGCCATTGCTCAGGCAGAGTCTCTGCGTTACAAACTCCTAGGAGGGCTTGCTGTGCGAAG GGCCTGCTATGGTGTGCTTCGGTTCATTATGGAGAGTGGGGCCAAGGGCTGCGAGGTTGTGGTGTCTGGGAAGCTCCGAGGACAGAGGGCCAAGTCCATGAAGTTTGTGGATGGGCTGATGATCCACAGTGGAGACCCTGTTAACTACTATGTTGACACTGCTGTGCGCCATGTGCTCCTGAGACAAG GTGTGCTGGGCATCAAAGTGAAGATCATGTTGCCCTGGGACCCAAGTGGTAAGATCGGGCCCAAGAAGCCTCTGCCTGATCACGTGAGCATTGTGGAACCGAAAGACGAGATCTTGCCCACCACCCCCATCTCAGAACAGAAGGGTGGGAAGCCAGAGCCACCTGCCATGCCCCAGCCAGTGCCTACAGCATAA